The following is a genomic window from Adhaeribacter radiodurans.
GGCACAATTGTATCGCGAAGTTCAAAAGCGCTCATTTCTGGTTGCAGGTCGTAAGTAGCTACTTTAGGCGAAGCACACAATAAACGTTTTTCACCGTTAAAAACGGCTTCGCGGCCACCCGAGAAGAAAAAGGTAACGTGCGGGTATTTTTCGGTTTCAGCAATCCGGATTTGCGTTTTTCCGGCATTGGCAACTACTTCGCCCAGCGTATTATTTAAATTATCTTTATCAAAAATAGGCTTTACCCCAACAAAACTATCGTCGTAATTAGTAAGAGTAAGGTAATACAGGTTGAGCTTGTGCATATTTTGCTCATGAAAATCGCGCTGCGTTAAAGCTTGGGTTATTTCACGGCCCCGGTCGGTACGGAAGTTAAAACACAAAACTACATCGCCTTCTTCAATAATTGCTACAGGTTTACCGCCCGTATCAACTTTCACAATCGGTTTTACAAACTCATCGGTAATGCCAGCAACATAAGAATCTTGTAAGGCCGCAATAGGATTAGTAGTGGTTTGCCCGATGCCATGTACCATTAGATCATAGGCCTCTTTTACCCGTTCCCAGCGGTTATCCCGGTCCATAGCGTAATAGCGACCCACAATAGAGGCTAGTTCACCGGTGGTTTGAGCCATGTGGCTTTCCAAGCTTTGCAAATAACCTACCCCACCTTTGGGGTCAGTATCGCGGCCATCGGTAAAAGCGTGCACGTACACGTGCTTTAAGCCTTTATCAGCGGCAATAGAACATAAGGCTTTCAGGTGGTCTAGGTGCGAGTGTACCCCTCCATCGGAAACAAGGCCCATAAAATGCACTTTTTTATTCTGCGTTTGGGCATATTCCAGAGCTTCGGCTAAAACCGGCATTGTTTCGAGTTCGTGTTCCCGAATAGAAACGTTTATTTTTACCAAATCCTGGTAAACAACCCGGCCCGCACCAATGTTCATGTGACCTACTTCTGAATTCCCCATCTGTCCTTCCGGCAAACCTACCGCTTCGCCCGAGGCTTCAAGTTTAGCGTGCGGGAAACGTTGGTAAAGAGAGTCTACAAAAGGAGTCTGAGCTTGGTCCACAGCGGATACCCGGGTATCATTAGCAATTCCCCAGCCATCCAGAATTATTAAAATAACCTTTTTGTTCATGTTGCAAAGATAATATTCTGCATTAAAATGTATAATTTTTGTTAACTTGCTGCATTAAAATCCGAATAATACAATTATTGGTAGCGAACACCTTGGCACAGTTTTAGCACTTAGGCCATCAGATTACTTTAGGTCACTTATGAAAACGATTAAATTAGTTCTGACAATGCTGACATTTGTCATTACCTCTTGGGTATTTACAGGTCAGGTATATGCTCAGGACGATGTGCTGAGTGGTGTTCGGACAGCACTCAGTACCGGAGATTCAAAACAATTAGCGCAATATTTTAATACTTCCGTTGAAATAGGAATTGATGGTAATAAATCTACTTACAGCCAAACGCAAGCTGAATTTGTACTCCGTGATTTTTTTAGTAAACAAGCTCCAACAGGTTTAGAACGCTTACACAATGGTTCATCTGACCAGGGGCTAACGTACGAAATTATGAAATACAAATATAACGGTGGTTCTTATCGGGTAATGGTGTACATTAAACAATTTAGAGGCGCTAATCTGATAGACACTATTGAATTTACAAAAGAATAGTAATAGTGGGTGTATAGCCTATAGTTGATAGAAATAAATTACCAACTAGTTATTAGTAAGCGCAGAACCAAAAAGTTCTGCGCTTTTTTATTTTATGGCAAATACCTTTTTCTATTTACTTTTTTGTGTTAAAAAATAAATTCAGCATTAATCTTATGAGGCGTTTTGGCGTAATGACGAATAGTTGAGGAATGAAACAGTTGGTGCTTTTAAAGCCTAAAACTAAATTAACCTGTAACTTGCAACCTTTAACGTGTATTAAATAACTGATTTGTGAGACCATCTTATATAACCGACGAAGCCCTGGAACAATTTATTAAGCAAGCATTAGCCGAAGACGTAGGAGATGGTGACCATTCGTCGCTGGCCTCTATTCCGGATAGTGCCCAAAATGAAGCCCAGTTGTTAATAAAAGGTACGGGAATATTGGCAGGCGTAGAACTGGCCCAGGAAATTATTCGTTGCGTAGATCCTGCTTTGCGCGTAAATGTATATTTAACCGATGGCGCTACGGTTAAACCCGGCGATGTCGCCTTTATTGTTTCTGGTAAAGCCCAGTCTATTTTAACCGCCGAACGTCTGGTTTTAAATTGCATGCAGCGCATGAGTGGCATTGCTACCTATACCCACCAATTAAATCAACTAATTGCCGGTACAAACGCTCGTTTACTGGATACCCGCAAAACTACGCCCAACTTCCGGATGATGGAAAAATGGGCGGTATTAATTGGTGGCGGCGTAAACCACCGGTATGGTCTTTTCGACATGATTATTCTGAAAGATAACCACGTAGATTATGCCGGCGGTATTAAGCAAGCTATTGCGGCCACTAAAGATTACCTGCAACGAACAAACCGGCAATTAAAAATAGTAGTGGAAACCCGTAATTTACAGGAAGTACAACAAGTATTAGAAACCAGTGGTATAGATCGCATTATGCTGGATAACATGACACCTGATCAGTTGCGGGAAGCCGTGCAACTTATTGGCGGACGTGTTACTACCGAAGCTTCGGGTGGTATTACAAACGAAACAATTGCGGCCATAGCAGCTACCAGCGTCGATTATATTTCCGTGGGAGCTCTTACCCATTCGGTACGAAGCATGGATATAAGCCTGAAAGCAAGAAAATAATTTATTTAAACCTCCAAATCAAAAAGCCATTAAGTAAGCGGCAAAAATCTAATCTGGCTTTTTTAACAAGTTAAATTTTATCTACTTTTGTGCCGCTTTAAATTTATTAATTCCTAATTACCCAACGCGTGATTATTAAAACCAAAAAGTACAAGTTAGAAACGAGTACGTACATTAAAATGGCCATGTTCGAATTATTGCGCAAGCAATGGTGGTTCATTATTGGGCCAATTGCCGTGGCTTGCCTGGCCTTTATCTGGCCTTCGTGGTGGTTTATTTCCGGCGCTATTTTAATTGTAGTGCTCTATTTACTGTTCTGGGCCGTACAGTTTACCGGCGTTACCCAATTAGAACAAA
Proteins encoded in this region:
- a CDS encoding DUF4783 domain-containing protein; amino-acid sequence: MLTFVITSWVFTGQVYAQDDVLSGVRTALSTGDSKQLAQYFNTSVEIGIDGNKSTYSQTQAEFVLRDFFSKQAPTGLERLHNGSSDQGLTYEIMKYKYNGGSYRVMVYIKQFRGANLIDTIEFTKE
- the nadC gene encoding carboxylating nicotinate-nucleotide diphosphorylase, whose amino-acid sequence is MRPSYITDEALEQFIKQALAEDVGDGDHSSLASIPDSAQNEAQLLIKGTGILAGVELAQEIIRCVDPALRVNVYLTDGATVKPGDVAFIVSGKAQSILTAERLVLNCMQRMSGIATYTHQLNQLIAGTNARLLDTRKTTPNFRMMEKWAVLIGGGVNHRYGLFDMIILKDNHVDYAGGIKQAIAATKDYLQRTNRQLKIVVETRNLQEVQQVLETSGIDRIMLDNMTPDQLREAVQLIGGRVTTEASGGITNETIAAIAATSVDYISVGALTHSVRSMDISLKARK
- the gpmI gene encoding 2,3-bisphosphoglycerate-independent phosphoglycerate mutase, whose product is MNKKVILIILDGWGIANDTRVSAVDQAQTPFVDSLYQRFPHAKLEASGEAVGLPEGQMGNSEVGHMNIGAGRVVYQDLVKINVSIREHELETMPVLAEALEYAQTQNKKVHFMGLVSDGGVHSHLDHLKALCSIAADKGLKHVYVHAFTDGRDTDPKGGVGYLQSLESHMAQTTGELASIVGRYYAMDRDNRWERVKEAYDLMVHGIGQTTTNPIAALQDSYVAGITDEFVKPIVKVDTGGKPVAIIEEGDVVLCFNFRTDRGREITQALTQRDFHEQNMHKLNLYYLTLTNYDDSFVGVKPIFDKDNLNNTLGEVVANAGKTQIRIAETEKYPHVTFFFSGGREAVFNGEKRLLCASPKVATYDLQPEMSAFELRDTIVPELRDKTADFICLNFANPDMVGHTGVFEAAVKAVETVDQCAEAVVTTALASDYACIVIADHGNAEMMINPDGTPNTAHTTNLVPFILASNDYQGTLQNGKLGDLAPTILELMGIPQPPDMTGNSLLQHV